In one Tripterygium wilfordii isolate XIE 37 chromosome 22, ASM1340144v1, whole genome shotgun sequence genomic region, the following are encoded:
- the LOC119992110 gene encoding angio-associated migratory cell protein-like, with the protein MNNPGHHDEDDEGDLFLDDSDIIHEVTVDEEDLPDVDDDGGFDAEDLEEADDSMHIFTGHTGEVYTVVCSPTDATLVATGGGDDLGFLWRIGEGNWASELQGHKDSVSSLAFSTDGLLLASGGLDGLIQVWDTGSGNVKCALEGPQGGIEWVRWHPRGHLVLAGSEDSTVWMWNADNGAYLNMFSGHASSVTCGDFTPDGKIICTGSDDASLRIWNPKTAESIHIVRGHPYHTEGVTCVEVSSDSALAITGSKDGSVHIVNITSGKVVGSLASHSDSIECVGLAPSSPWAATGSMDQKLIIWDLHHSLPRCTCDHKDGVTCLTWLGASRYLATGCADGKVRLWDSLSGDCVKTFHGHSDAILSLSMSSNRDFLVSVSADGTSRVFEIVEFR; encoded by the exons ATGAACAATCCAGGTCACCACGACGAAGACGATGAAGGCGACCTCTTCCTCGACGATTCCGATATCATCCACGAAGTTACTGTCGATGAAGAAG ATCTTCCTGACGTAGATGACGACGGTGGCTTTGATGCTGAAGATTTGG AGGAAGCTGATGATTCAATGCACATATTCACTGGCCATACTG GTGAAGTCTATACAGTTGTCTGCAGCCCAACAGATGCCACATTAGTGGCAACGGGTGGTGGGGATGACCTAGGCTTTCTCTGGAGAATTGGTGAAGGAAATTGGGCTTCAGAGCTTCAAG GCCATAAGGATTCTGTCTCCAGTTTGGCCTTTAGCACTGATGGGCTGTTGCTTGCATCTGGAGGGTTGGATGGGCTTATTCAAGTTTGGGACACAGGGTCAGGAAATGTCAAATGTGCCCTTGAAGGTCCTCAAGGGGGCATTGAG TGGGTGAGGTGGCATCCAAGGGGACATCTAGTCTTGGCCGGTTCTGAAGATTCCACTGTGTGGATGTGGAATGCTGATAATGGTGCTTATCTTAATATGTTTTCTGGTCATGCTAGTAGTGTGACTTGTGGTGACTTTACCCCTGATG GTAAAATAATTTGTACTGGTTCGGATGATGCATCTTTGAGAATATGGAATCCAAAAACTGCCGAAAGCATTCATATTGTAAGAG GTCATCCCTATCACACTGAAGGTGTGACATGTGTAGAAGTAAGCTCTGATTCAGCACTAGCTATTACTGGTTCAAAGGATGGTTCTGTCCACATTGTGAATATAACGAGTGGGAAG GTTGTTGGATCTCTTGCTTCTCACTCAGATTCAATTGAATGTGTTGGGCTTGCCCCAAG TTCACCGTGGGCAGCAACTGGAAGTATGGATCAGAAGCTTATAATATGGGATTTGCATCATTCATTACCTCGCTGTACTTGTGACCACAAG GATGGTGTGACATGCTTGACATGGCTTGGTGCATCTAGGTACCTGGCTACAGGTTGTGCGGATGGGAAAGTGAGGTTATGGGATAGTCTCTCGGGCGATTGTGTGAAAACTTTTCATGGGCATTCTGATGCCATTCTGTCTCTCTCCATGTCTTCTAATCGTGATTTCCTCGTCTCCGTTTCAGCCGATGGAACTTCTCG
- the LOC119992109 gene encoding kelch repeat-containing protein At3g27220-like — MVRASWKPQHHHGGSVARLVVVACVGLLGFALVADYLWASSSRFSSFSRLGSWNKPPTPIILHPPHKGEAGKDKKKDAVPERFLSATFADLPAPEIKWEMMAAAPVPRLDGAALQIENLLYVFAGYGTIDYVHSHVDIYNFTDNTWGGRFDMPKEMAHSHLGMVTDGRYIYVVTGQYGPQCRGPTAHTFVLDTETKQWRDMPSLPVPRYAPATQLWKGRLHVMGGSKENRYDPAFEHWSLAVKDGKPLEKEWRSEIPIPRGGPHRACVVYDDRLYLIGGQEGDFMAKPGSPIFKCSRRNEVVFGDVYMLDDEMKWKVLPSMPKPDSHIEFAWAIINNSLVLVGGTTEKHPVTKKMVLVGEIFQFNFDTQKWSVIGKLPYRVKTTLVGYWNGWLYFTSGQRDRGPDDPAPKKVIGEVWRTKLKLSS, encoded by the exons ATGGTGCGTGCATCGTGGAAGCCGCAGCACCACCACGGCGGTTCAGTGGCTCGATTGGTGGTGGTTGCGTGCGTGGGTCTCCTGGGATTCGCTCTTGTTGCCGATTACCTGTGGGCTTCCTCTTCgcgtttctcttctttttcgcGTCTCGGTAGTTGGAACAAGCCCCCAACACCCATAATTTTACACCCACCTCACAAG GGCGAAGCTGGTAAAGATAAGAAGAAGGATGCTGTTCCTGAGAGATTCTTATCAGCAACATTTGCTGATTTGCCTGCGCCAGAAATTAAGTGGGAAATGATGGCTGCTGCGCCTGTACCTCGTCTAGATGGGGCTGCATTACAGATTGAGAATCTTTTGTATGTCTTTGCTGGATATGGCACAATTGATTAT GTGCATTCACATGTCGATATTTACAATTTTACGGATAACACATGGGGAGGAAGGTTTGATATGCCTAAAGAAATGGCACATTCGCATTTAGGGATGGTGACAGATGGGAGATACATTTATGTAGTTACTGGACAATATGGCCCACAATGCAGAGGGCCTACAGCTCACACATTTGTGCTTGATACTGAAACGAAGCAATGGCGGGACATGCCATCTTTACCAGTCCCTAG GTATGCTCCTGCTACGCAACTTTGGAAGGGTAGACTTCATGTGATGGGTGGCAGCAAGGAGAATCGATACGACCCTGCATTCGAGCATTGGAGTCTTGCCGTAAAGGATGGAAAACCATTAGAAAAGGAATGGAGGTCGGAAATACCCATTCCACGTGGAGGACCTCACAG GGCTTGTGTTGTTTATGATGATAGACTTTATTTGATTGGTGGTCAAGAAGGTGATTTTATGGCCAAACCCGGATCTCCTATTTTCAAGTGCTCTCGCAGGAATGAG GTGGTATTCGGTGATGTATACATGCTAGATGATGAAATGAAGTGGAAAGTATTACCTTCCATGCCCAAGCCAGATTCTCATATTGAATTTGCTTGGGCAATTATTAACAACTCTCTTGTTCTCGTCGGAGGCACAACAGAGAAACATCCAGTTACTAAAAAGATGGTTCTGGTTGGAGAaatctttcaatttaattttgataCTCAG AAATGGTCAGTCATTGGAAAACTTCCTTACCGTGTGAAAACCACACTTGTGGGATACTGGAATGGATGGTTGTACTTTACCTCAGGACAGCGGGACAGGGGACCAGATGACCCAGCACCAAAGAAGGTTATTGGAGAGGTGTGGAGAACCAAATTGAAATTGAGCTCCTGA